AGACGAAATAGCGCCTTTGCTTAAAGAGTATTTCTTTAAACCGTTCCGAGAGAAAGACGAAGACTATTTCCGATTTGAACATGATGTTGATTTAGAATTTCATACTATGTATAATATCGCAACGAGCATTTTCCAAAATCCTAATTCGGCTCATGATAAATCAAAAGAAATAGCTCGACATCTTTACGAGCAATCCGGACACCCTCATATCAAAAGTGGAGAGCTTTATGTTACTTACCTAACCAATGTATCGATCGATAACAATGTAGTTGACGCGATCGGTATCTTTAAAAGTGAAATCAAAACTGATTTTATCCAATTCGACAAGGAAGAATCAAACTTAAAGATGCGACTAGAGCAGGGGGTAAACCTAGGCAAGCTGGATAAAGGAGTTTTAATATTCAACTACAAAAAAGAAGAAGGCTACAAAATTCTAACAATTGACAGTAACCGATATGATGCGCGTTATTGGATGGGACACTTCCTTGAATTAGATATTTTTGAGGATGAAAACTTCCATACCAAAAAGTATTTGAAATTCTGCCAAGACTTCGCGAAAGAAGTGGTCCTTCCTGCTGAAGATAAAAAAGAAGAAGTAATGTTTTTGAATCGATCAGTTGATTACTTCGCGAAGAATGATGATTTCGAAGAAACGAATTTCTTAAACGAAGTCCTCGATAACCCCGACCTAATCGCCGAGTTCAAAAACTACAAAGTAGACAAAGGGGAGAAGTACAGTATCGAAGATGTGAGCTCCTTTCCAATCTCAAACAAGGCCGTAACCGAAGCACGAAAGAAGTTTAAAAACGTAATCAACCTGGATACGAATATCCAAATCAAATTTGATTTCGTGAATCCTGAAAGCGCAGATAAATTTGTAGAAAAAGGATGGGATGAGGAAAGACAGATGTACTACTATTTAATTTATTTTAATAAAGAAGTTAAATAACATGGAATTTGTAGAACAAAAAGTTGGTGGTTTTGGTATTATTCAAAAAAACGAAGATGGATCAATAAGTCAAATAGGGCTTACAGAAGAACAATACATAGTATTTGAATTGCTTTTAGCAGGGCTTAGTAATGGTAAGTCATTTTATAAACTTCCTAAAGTTTTTGACCTTGTACCAGCTATTAAATAGATAAAAATCCCTTAATTGGGTTTTTTATTTTGTTTTGAATTGAAATTACATTAAAACTGTATGAGTTGTTAATTGTTGTTTTTTTATTTTTAGTTAAATTAACATTATGTATATTTAGGATAACTAATCTTTAAATTAAATATCATGAGTAAAATTAAAACAACATTTGTCGGTATTGTTTGTCTATTATTTTTTGTAAAATGTTCAGATGATGCGAAAGATATTGAAGGTAAAAATTATCAAACAAAAAATGATAATAATATAGAGCTTTCTATCGACCAGATTTCTGAAATGGCTAAAATGCACAATAGAATTTTGAAAGATATTCATTTGAATAGGGGAGATGTTTATTTGTATGATGAAAATGAAAAATTAGAATTAACTAGAGACATGTATCGTAGACATATGTCTGGTTTTGAAAGAGAAATGGAATTAGAGGCTGTGATTAATTTCTCTAGAAATGTATCTAGGGTAGATAACCCAGCGGATTTGTTAATTTATGATTATGAAAAAAGATATTTAGCAGAAGCCAATGAGGTACTACATAGATCTGCAAATTTAAATGAATTAAATCGCTCACTCGATAGAGTAGCAGCAAGTATTATGTCAGATGAAAGAGAAATGTACAAAACACCAATACTTTTATATATTGAAACATTAAAAGAGTCTTCATATTATTGGGCTTCTGTAGAAGAGGGAGGAGAAGGATTCGGATTTTCTTTATTAGAATCTAGAACTACTAACTCAGCTGTAAAAACGAAAAGAAATTGGAGAAATACAGCAATAGCAGATGCACAAGGAATGACAACAGGGATGTTAGGTCTTGCTGCTTATGGTGCTTGGGGGGTAATGTTCGGTCCAGCAACATTTGCCTTAGGTGCGGGAGCATTAGTATGGGTTGCTGTTGAATCGGCTATGGCCTCAGCACTATTTGGATAATGAAAAAATGGTTGTACTTAATAATTGTTGTTACTTTTATTATATTAGTTAATCATTTTCTGTATTGCAAAATTTACGATTTATACATGTTTGATTTTTCTAGAGTAGAAGTACTTAAATCAATTATTTTCTCAATTATATTTTCAGTAACCTTAGGGATTTTTATTTTCAAAAAATATTTGTTTAAAAAGAATTAAAAAAGAAAATACCCCTTGTTTAAGACAGCATCAATTGTAATGATTGGTGCTGTTTTTTTTTTACTAGGACACATCGAGAATAATTGATGTTTATTATTTCAGTACTATAAAGCATAGTAGTATTGACTCCAGCGTATTTTTGGTATAATGTGATAAATTGAATATGTAAGTATATTAAAAATGGTCAACTTAATTATTAAATAAAAACCTCGCTAAGTATTTAAGCTAGGTTTTTTATTTTTACATTTAGATATTTTCATCTCGAATCTTGATTATTAATAGAGTTTAGCCTAAACTACTTTATTGTTATAATCAAATTTTAATATTCTTTCAGGAGATAACTTAACAAATTTAGAGAT
The window above is part of the Myroides odoratus DSM 2801 genome. Proteins encoded here:
- a CDS encoding nucleoid-associated protein, translating into MINLFNTQIETLSVHQVNNKARNEDVFLTENPYTLTDEIAPLLKEYFFKPFREKDEDYFRFEHDVDLEFHTMYNIATSIFQNPNSAHDKSKEIARHLYEQSGHPHIKSGELYVTYLTNVSIDNNVVDAIGIFKSEIKTDFIQFDKEESNLKMRLEQGVNLGKLDKGVLIFNYKKEEGYKILTIDSNRYDARYWMGHFLELDIFEDENFHTKKYLKFCQDFAKEVVLPAEDKKEEVMFLNRSVDYFAKNDDFEETNFLNEVLDNPDLIAEFKNYKVDKGEKYSIEDVSSFPISNKAVTEARKKFKNVINLDTNIQIKFDFVNPESADKFVEKGWDEERQMYYYLIYFNKEVK